The following DNA comes from Teredinibacter haidensis.
CGGTTTACTAACGGCTATCATTTTGAGCTTCGCCCACACCATGGGCGAGTTCGGTGTTGTACTTATGATTGGCGGCAACATTCCCGGTGAAACCAAAGTCCTCTCCATGGCGATATACGATCATGTGGAATCCCAGGAATATGCACAGGCCCACTGGCTCGCTGGTGGTATGCTGGCATTTGCCTTTGCCGTGCTGTTAAGCCTGCAATTTCTCGACAGGCACCAGCGAGGTCAGCACAAATGAACGACCTTCGTCTGCAATACGATTTCCATAAAGATGATTTTCATACAAGCGTTGATCTAACCCTCCCTGCGCAGGGTATTACCGCCATTTTTGGTGCGTCCGGATCAGGAAAAACAACGTTGCTACGTACTCTGGCTGGTCTGGAAAAAATTCAAAACGGGCACATACGATTTAAAAGTTGGGTATTCCAAAACGATAAACAATCACTTCCCGTACATAAACGCCCCATCGGCTATGTTTTTCAGCAGTCCAGTTTATTTCCCCATCTGAACGTGCGCAAAAACCTGCAGTACGGCTACAAACGTATTCCTGTCGACGAACATAAAATCCGTTTTGACGACGCGGTACAGCTGCTCGGTGTTGCCTCTCTATTGGAACGCTACCCCCATCAACTCTCCGGTGGCCAGCAACAGCGTGTCGGTATCGCACGAGCATTATTAACCAGCCCGCAACTGCTATTAATGGATGAGCCACTTGCTAGTCTAGACGCAAAGAGCAAAGCTGAAATTCTTCCCTATCTGGAAACCTTGCATCAGCAATTGGATATCCCCATTCTCTACGTCAGCCATTCTGTCGAAGAGGTAGTGCGTATTGCCGATCGCATGGTATTAATGGACCACGGGAAAATACTGGCCACAGGTCCGCTAAACGAACTGCTAACCGACCCCGCTCTGCCGCTTTCTCACCTGGAGGAGGCCTGTATTGTGACCGATGGAATTGTGACTCGACATCAGCCCGGCTTTCACTTAACCGAATTAAGCACCGATTTCGGCAGCCTTGTCATTTCACATCGCAATTTAGCGATAAACCAACCTGTTCGCGTAAAGATAATGGCTCGCGATGTGAGTATTGCCTTAGATTTTGCCGAGCGCACCAGCATCAGCAATATCTTACCGGTAACGGTGGAGGACTTTATCGACGGCCCCAACCCAAGCCAAATATTGGTAAAACTCCGAGCAAAAGGGTCTACCATGCTTTCGCGTATTACCCGCCGCTCTTTAAACAATTTAAAACTGCAAAAAAATCAAATCGTTTACGCGCAAATCAAAGCCGTATCGCTTATGCGCGATCAAGTTCAATAGCGCCACTATGCTCTCACCCGACAAGCATTTGCCCATTGCTGAAATAATGGCAGACATTATTAACTCTTTGCAGAAAAGCAACGAGCTGGTATTGGAAGCGCCGCCCGGAGCGGGTAAAACGACGACCGTTCCCCTTGCGCTAATGGACGCCCCTTGGCGCAAGGGAAACAAGATTTTAGTGCTAGAACCCCGTCGTGTTGCCGCCCGTGCAGCGGCCGAGCGCAT
Coding sequences within:
- the modC gene encoding molybdenum ABC transporter ATP-binding protein, which translates into the protein MNDLRLQYDFHKDDFHTSVDLTLPAQGITAIFGASGSGKTTLLRTLAGLEKIQNGHIRFKSWVFQNDKQSLPVHKRPIGYVFQQSSLFPHLNVRKNLQYGYKRIPVDEHKIRFDDAVQLLGVASLLERYPHQLSGGQQQRVGIARALLTSPQLLLMDEPLASLDAKSKAEILPYLETLHQQLDIPILYVSHSVEEVVRIADRMVLMDHGKILATGPLNELLTDPALPLSHLEEACIVTDGIVTRHQPGFHLTELSTDFGSLVISHRNLAINQPVRVKIMARDVSIALDFAERTSISNILPVTVEDFIDGPNPSQILVKLRAKGSTMLSRITRRSLNNLKLQKNQIVYAQIKAVSLMRDQVQ